From the genome of Halobacteriovoraceae bacterium:
GTGCAAACGTACTTTCCTCTAATACTATTCGTGAAGACCTGATACTTAAAGAGTTATGTCTAAAAGCACTTAACGAAACAATGCTTGATCCCCCCAAATTTTCAACATCTATAACACTCGCCCCCGAGGCCGCTAAAGTTTTCGATGATTTTCCTGATTATGAATATGTCATTGAATGGAAAGAGTTCGATGTAAAACCAGTTATTTCCATGTTGCTTGGAGCTGAAGAAAAAGAAAGTGCAGAAGAAAATGCCACAAAGCAAGCACTACAAAGATTAGAAAAGCCAATTGTAGAAAACTTAAAAAAGCAACTTTGGCAATTAAAAATAACAGTGACAAATAAAAATACAGGATACTTTCAAGATCTTACAACCTGGGTTTATGATGAAAAGGCACAAGTTAAACTCAAAATTTAATCATGGTACTTCTTTAATAGAAGTACTGATTGCTCTACTTATCATGTCGGGCCTACTTATTAGTGTCTATATTGTCGTAGATGCAAGTACAAAAAATGCTGATACATTTATCATTGAAGATGAAGATTTTCTCTCAATAGAAGCGGCCATGGAAAGAATACGATTAGATTTTTCACAAATTTACACTCCCCTCTACTATTCCGTGCCTGTTATAAAGAAAAGAAAAAGTGATGAAGATGAAGATGACTCAGATAATGTTAAAGATTATGTGCCAACAGATACTTTTCCACAGTTAACGACGACAGGAGGGTTAGTTCCTGAAATTTATTCAGAAAATCCTCAAGAGATTTCTTTTTTTATGTCCGGAAATAAAAGAAAAGTTGCCGATCAAAAACAATCACATTTCGCATGGGTTAA
Proteins encoded in this window:
- a CDS encoding prepilin-type N-terminal cleavage/methylation domain-containing protein, with protein sequence MAIKLSNKGFTLLEVLVATAIFAFFIAAFSSRHSANVLSSNTIREDLILKELCLKALNETMLDPPKFSTSITLAPEAAKVFDDFPDYEYVIEWKEFDVKPVISMLLGAEEKESAEENATKQALQRLEKPIVENLKKQLWQLKITVTNKNTGYFQDLTTWVYDEKAQVKLKI